A region of Myxococcus stipitatus DSM 14675 DNA encodes the following proteins:
- a CDS encoding OmpA/MotB family protein: MRTRLILASLVALSTGCVTQGTFDAKALEADQLSKGLNDEKGARAAAEAKVKELSEQITTQAQEKQALETRLTTSESRLTAGAAERRALQDENAKLSALNDELARNSKKLAQAKEELEKKSSEYENLAQSLKQEISEGKIELSELKGRMTVQLKDKILFASGSSRVGKEGTAALVKIAEALKTVQGKIIRVEGHTDDVPTGGGQFQTNWELSLARAMAVVRTLQDSGVDPTRLSAAGYGQYQPIAANDSAENRSMNRRIEIVLAPKL; this comes from the coding sequence ATGCGGACACGGCTGATTCTGGCATCGCTGGTGGCGCTCTCCACGGGTTGCGTCACGCAAGGCACGTTCGACGCGAAGGCCCTGGAGGCGGACCAACTCTCCAAGGGGCTCAACGACGAGAAGGGTGCTCGCGCGGCCGCCGAGGCCAAGGTGAAGGAGCTGTCGGAGCAGATCACCACGCAGGCGCAGGAGAAGCAGGCGCTGGAGACGCGGCTGACCACCTCCGAGTCACGGCTCACGGCGGGCGCCGCCGAGCGTCGCGCGCTGCAGGACGAGAACGCGAAGCTCTCCGCGCTCAACGACGAGCTGGCGCGCAACTCCAAGAAGCTGGCGCAGGCGAAGGAGGAGCTGGAGAAGAAGAGCTCCGAGTACGAGAACCTGGCGCAGAGCCTCAAGCAGGAGATTTCGGAAGGGAAGATCGAGCTGTCCGAGCTGAAGGGCCGGATGACGGTGCAGCTCAAGGACAAGATTCTCTTCGCCTCCGGCTCGTCGCGGGTGGGCAAGGAAGGCACGGCGGCGCTGGTGAAGATCGCCGAGGCGCTCAAGACGGTGCAGGGGAAGATCATCCGCGTGGAAGGCCACACGGACGACGTGCCCACGGGCGGCGGCCAGTTCCAGACGAACTGGGAGCTGAGCCTGGCGCGCGCCATGGCGGTGGTGCGGACGCTCCAGGACTCGGGCGTGGACCCGACCCGGCTGTCGGCGGCGGGCTACGGCCAGTACCAGCCCATCGCCGCGAACGATTCGGCGGAGAACCGCAGCATGAACCGCCGCATCGAAATCGTGCTCGCGCCCAAGTTGTGA